The following are encoded in a window of Halosolutus halophilus genomic DNA:
- a CDS encoding DUF2332 domain-containing protein — translation MDISDKFTRYAGWVENKCPLYAKLTKAAADDGHLLDIASEASPGQPEPELLLAATHSLLLEERDHPLAQFYPTCEQTGSDESPVAHFRDFCTQNEDQLRSIIATRRCQTNDVGRSAILLPAFEHVSRLVESNSLAQIEIGTSAGLNLNWDQYSYEFVGVDRVGEPDSPVTITTEVRGKGRPPLPQNFPTVAHRCGIDLNTLDVTDDEDARWLHALIHPNQTRRHRQLVAAIEVARENQSSLIEGDVFDELPAQLSNAPSNADLIVFSTHVLYQLTEDKIAELRSLLSSHSSEQPVHWLSIDPDEELGEPTYRLVTFVDGDATESQIAQFEPYGDWIQWQGNR, via the coding sequence GTGGATATTTCTGACAAGTTCACGCGGTACGCGGGTTGGGTAGAAAATAAGTGTCCACTGTACGCTAAACTCACAAAAGCAGCGGCCGATGACGGTCACCTTCTCGATATCGCATCGGAAGCGTCCCCTGGACAGCCGGAACCTGAACTTCTGCTCGCGGCGACGCATTCTTTACTCTTAGAGGAAAGAGACCATCCACTCGCCCAGTTTTACCCCACTTGTGAGCAAACCGGATCCGATGAATCGCCTGTGGCTCATTTTCGGGACTTTTGCACACAGAATGAAGACCAGTTGCGATCGATCATCGCTACTCGCCGTTGTCAAACTAACGACGTCGGTCGATCGGCGATCCTTCTTCCGGCATTCGAACACGTCTCGAGACTTGTGGAATCCAATTCACTCGCTCAGATCGAAATCGGAACGAGTGCGGGCCTCAACCTCAACTGGGATCAATACTCGTACGAATTCGTCGGAGTCGATCGGGTGGGAGAGCCTGATTCTCCTGTAACGATCACGACCGAGGTACGCGGCAAGGGACGGCCTCCGCTCCCTCAAAACTTCCCTACGGTTGCTCATCGATGTGGGATCGATCTCAACACGCTCGACGTGACCGACGATGAGGATGCGCGGTGGCTTCATGCACTGATTCATCCAAATCAGACTCGTCGCCACCGCCAGCTCGTGGCGGCTATCGAAGTGGCGCGAGAGAACCAATCGTCACTCATTGAGGGCGATGTCTTCGATGAACTACCGGCGCAACTGTCGAATGCTCCGAGTAACGCTGATCTTATCGTATTCAGTACACATGTCCTCTATCAACTCACTGAAGATAAGATAGCGGAACTCCGGTCACTCCTCTCTAGCCATAGTTCGGAACAACCCGTCCATTGGCTCTCTATCGATCCCGACGAAGAACTTGGTGAGCCTACATATCGGTTAGTCACATTTGTGGATGGAGACGCTACTGAATCGCAGATTGCACAGTTCGAACCGTATGGTGACTGGATCCAGTGGCAGGGTAATCGTTGA